The following are encoded in a window of Paenibacillaceae bacterium GAS479 genomic DNA:
- a CDS encoding 2-isopropylmalate synthase codes for MRKIYIFDTTLRDGEQSPGVNLNTREKVEIALQLEKLGVDRIEAGFPAASPGDLAAVQAVAGAVKSATVIGLARAVERDIDAAWEALKDAADPCIHIFLATSPIHRKHKLKMEKEQVLETADKAIRYAKQFFDKIEFSPEDAGRTELDFLCEVTEMAIKAGATVVNIPDTVGYMTPAEFGNIFKTLKENVPGIETIQLSAHCHDDLGMATANALAAILNGADQIEGTINGIGERAGNTAIEEVALALETRAALFGAKTGLQLKEIARTSRLVSKLTGMVVPGNKAIVGANAFAHESGIHQDGMLKEKTTYEIISPETIGIKESKLVMGKHSGRHAFREKLLDLGYELADDALNAAFAKFKDLADRKKNVTDDDLLAMLEEKLAAATEVYALETIEVHYGNRSTPKGTVTINVEGKGVQTGTAEGNGSIDALFNAIDSVTSETVELEDYSIKSVTQGKDALGEVHVVLRQDETSAQGRGVSTDILEASARAYVDALNRLIDKRKSPGRRDKMSLI; via the coding sequence ATGCGTAAAATCTATATTTTTGATACAACGCTCCGCGACGGCGAGCAATCGCCGGGGGTCAATCTGAATACCCGAGAAAAGGTGGAAATCGCCCTCCAACTGGAGAAGCTGGGCGTCGATCGGATTGAAGCCGGGTTCCCTGCTGCTTCGCCGGGCGATCTGGCTGCCGTGCAGGCGGTTGCCGGAGCGGTTAAGTCCGCTACGGTCATCGGGCTTGCCCGTGCCGTGGAGCGCGATATTGACGCGGCATGGGAAGCTTTGAAGGATGCTGCCGACCCTTGCATCCATATTTTCTTGGCGACTTCGCCGATCCACCGCAAGCACAAGCTGAAGATGGAAAAGGAGCAGGTATTGGAGACGGCCGACAAGGCCATTCGCTATGCCAAGCAGTTCTTTGACAAAATCGAATTCTCCCCAGAGGATGCTGGCCGTACCGAGCTTGATTTCCTCTGCGAGGTTACGGAGATGGCCATCAAAGCTGGCGCAACGGTTGTCAACATTCCCGACACGGTCGGTTATATGACTCCGGCTGAGTTCGGCAACATTTTCAAGACACTTAAGGAAAATGTGCCAGGCATCGAGACGATCCAACTGAGCGCACACTGTCATGACGATCTGGGCATGGCCACGGCCAATGCGCTGGCGGCGATCCTGAACGGAGCCGACCAAATTGAAGGCACGATCAACGGCATCGGCGAACGCGCTGGTAACACGGCGATCGAAGAGGTTGCGCTGGCTCTTGAGACTCGCGCTGCGCTCTTTGGCGCCAAGACTGGCCTGCAGCTCAAGGAAATTGCGCGCACAAGCCGCCTTGTCAGCAAGCTGACTGGCATGGTAGTGCCGGGCAATAAAGCGATTGTCGGCGCCAACGCCTTCGCACATGAGTCGGGCATTCATCAGGACGGCATGTTGAAGGAGAAAACGACGTACGAGATCATTTCGCCAGAAACGATCGGTATCAAGGAATCCAAGCTTGTTATGGGCAAACATTCCGGCCGTCACGCTTTCCGCGAGAAGCTGCTCGATCTGGGTTATGAACTGGCCGATGATGCGCTTAATGCAGCGTTTGCCAAGTTCAAGGATCTTGCTGATCGCAAGAAAAATGTCACTGACGACGATCTGCTCGCTATGCTGGAGGAGAAGCTCGCCGCTGCAACGGAAGTCTATGCGCTTGAGACGATCGAGGTTCATTACGGCAACCGTTCCACGCCAAAAGGAACCGTTACGATCAATGTCGAAGGCAAAGGCGTGCAGACGGGCACAGCGGAAGGCAACGGCTCGATCGACGCGTTGTTCAACGCGATCGACAGTGTGACCTCGGAGACGGTCGAGCTGGAGGATTACTCCATCAAATCCGTTACCCAGGGCAAAGATGCACTCGGTGAAGTACATGTCGTACTGCGCCAAGATGAGACTTCTGCACAAGGCCGCGGAGTCAGCACCGACATTCTGGAGGCAAGTGCTCGCGCCTATGTTGATGCTCTCAATCGACTGATCGACAAGCGAAAGTCGCCAGGCCGCCGGGATAAAATGAGCCTGATTTAA
- a CDS encoding 3-isopropylmalate dehydrogenase produces the protein MAETKKIAVIAGDGIGPEVVGEAIKVIRKIEELYEYNFEFQHGLFGGIAIDEKGTPLPQETLEICQNADAVLLGAVGGPKWDNNSKELRPETGLLGIRKALGLFSNIRPATVFDCLKDASTLKPEVLEGTDLIVVRELTGGIYFGEKFRREGASGEEAVDTCVYNVQEIERIVRQAFDIAMTRSKRLASVDKANVLETSRLWREVVNRIAPEYPEVELEHVLVDNCAMQLLRRPSSFDVIVTENMFGDILSDEAAMLTGSIGMLSSASLGEGSFGLYEPVHGSAPDIAGQGISNPIATVLSVALMFRLTFGYADAAQAIEDAVKEVLDAGHRTGDIAVDKSKAIGTEAMGELIVNAIRKV, from the coding sequence ATGGCAGAAACTAAAAAAATCGCTGTTATCGCCGGTGACGGTATTGGTCCGGAAGTTGTCGGGGAAGCTATCAAAGTCATTCGCAAAATCGAGGAGCTCTATGAGTATAACTTCGAGTTCCAGCATGGGCTGTTCGGTGGCATTGCAATTGATGAGAAGGGTACTCCTTTGCCGCAAGAAACGCTGGAAATCTGCCAAAACGCCGATGCTGTCCTGCTCGGAGCGGTAGGCGGGCCAAAATGGGACAATAATTCGAAGGAATTGCGTCCAGAAACGGGATTGCTCGGCATCCGCAAGGCGCTTGGTTTGTTCTCCAACATCCGCCCAGCTACCGTTTTCGACTGTCTGAAAGATGCATCCACGCTGAAACCGGAAGTGCTTGAGGGTACGGATCTGATCGTCGTGCGTGAGCTGACGGGCGGCATCTACTTCGGCGAGAAATTCCGTCGCGAGGGAGCCAGCGGAGAGGAAGCGGTTGATACTTGCGTTTACAATGTGCAAGAAATTGAGCGAATCGTCCGCCAAGCTTTCGATATCGCCATGACGCGCAGCAAGCGTCTCGCTTCCGTTGACAAAGCTAATGTACTGGAAACGTCCCGTCTGTGGCGTGAAGTTGTGAATCGGATTGCACCAGAATACCCTGAGGTTGAACTGGAGCATGTGCTTGTCGACAACTGTGCGATGCAGCTGCTGCGCCGCCCGTCGAGCTTTGATGTTATCGTGACGGAGAACATGTTCGGTGATATTTTGAGCGATGAGGCTGCTATGCTTACTGGTTCGATCGGTATGTTGAGCTCGGCTTCGCTTGGGGAGGGCAGCTTTGGTCTGTACGAACCCGTACACGGATCCGCGCCTGACATTGCTGGCCAAGGCATTTCCAATCCGATCGCAACGGTTCTGTCCGTAGCTCTTATGTTCCGCCTTACGTTCGGCTATGCCGATGCGGCTCAAGCGATTGAAGACGCCGTTAAAGAAGTGCTAGATGCGGGTCACCGTACGGGAGACATCGCTGTTGATAAGTCCAAGGCGATCGGCACTGAAGCGATGGGCGAGCTGATTGTGAACGCCATCCGTAAAGTCTAA
- a CDS encoding acetolactate synthase, small subunit, with protein sequence MIRNYTIAVLVNDQPGVLQRVSGLFGRRGFNIESITVGASQEAGLSRMVIVTAGDDKLLEQVSKQLYKLIDVIKVVDVSSSPMVERELALIKVGADPSARPEILGVVETFRAAVVDIGPSTLIVQVVGGPEKIDAMIELLRPYGIREISRTGVTAMNRGTVKS encoded by the coding sequence ATGATTCGCAACTATACGATAGCAGTTCTGGTCAATGACCAGCCGGGTGTTTTGCAGCGAGTGTCGGGCCTGTTCGGCCGCCGTGGATTCAATATTGAGAGCATTACGGTAGGAGCCAGTCAGGAAGCAGGTCTTTCCCGAATGGTCATCGTGACTGCCGGAGACGATAAATTGCTTGAGCAAGTATCCAAGCAGTTATATAAGCTCATCGACGTCATCAAAGTTGTCGACGTTAGTTCCAGCCCGATGGTAGAGCGAGAGCTTGCTTTGATCAAGGTTGGTGCAGATCCATCGGCTCGGCCGGAGATTCTCGGTGTTGTTGAAACTTTCCGCGCAGCTGTTGTTGATATCGGTCCAAGCACGCTGATTGTCCAAGTCGTCGGCGGACCTGAGAAGATTGATGCAATGATCGAATTGCTGCGACCATACGGCATTCGCGAGATTTCCCGCACGGGAGTAACGGCAATGAACCGCGGCACTGTAAAGTCATAG
- a CDS encoding Ribosomal protein S18 acetylase RimI gives MDIQYRSIIPADMPELVRLIRTELIPMSYTVSPDDASVIAGLPDRFRSGVTIVASPKNGGKPFGFIHYGQLQGMLHIDMLVVNPQHRRSGIGLKLLKQAEQNGKNARNLMSVLYVDDVNEKARRFYTREGYEPVRYHPELKVTLFTKPL, from the coding sequence ATGGATATCCAGTATCGCTCCATCATACCAGCTGATATGCCGGAGCTAGTCCGGCTGATCCGGACCGAGCTAATTCCGATGTCCTACACCGTGAGCCCCGATGATGCCTCTGTCATCGCTGGACTGCCGGATCGCTTTCGCAGTGGAGTAACGATTGTAGCTTCCCCAAAAAATGGTGGAAAGCCTTTTGGCTTTATCCACTACGGCCAGTTGCAAGGCATGCTGCATATCGACATGCTCGTTGTAAATCCGCAGCATCGCCGCTCCGGCATCGGTCTAAAGTTGCTGAAACAAGCCGAACAGAACGGCAAAAACGCCAGAAATTTAATGTCAGTGTTATATGTGGACGATGTCAACGAAAAAGCGCGCCGGTTCTATACCCGTGAAGGATATGAACCGGTGCGCTATCACCCCGAGCTGAAGGTTACGCTTTTTACAAAGCCACTTTAA
- a CDS encoding ketol-acid reductoisomerase gives MAVKLFYENDADLSVLQGKTVAVIGYGSQGHAQAQNLRDSGVKVVIGLREGKSADKARNDGFEVLSVADATRKADVVQILMPDETQAQVYNDEIAPNLKKGAALMFSHGFNVHFGQIVPSKDTDVLLVAPKSPGHMVRRTYVEGFGVPGLIAIEQDATGNAQAIGLAYAKGIGCTRAGVFETSFREETETDLFGEQAVLCGGTSALVKAGFETLVEAGYAPEMAYFECLHELKLIVDLMYEGGLASMRDSISNTAEYGDYVTGPRIVTDETKKAMKEVLSDIQQGKFARDFILENKSGRAMLTATRRNESEHAIEKTGAELRELMHWIKK, from the coding sequence ATGGCAGTTAAACTTTTCTACGAAAACGACGCGGATCTGAGCGTTCTTCAAGGCAAGACAGTTGCAGTTATCGGTTATGGCAGCCAAGGCCATGCTCAAGCGCAAAACCTGCGTGACAGCGGAGTGAAAGTTGTTATCGGTCTTCGTGAAGGCAAATCCGCTGACAAAGCGCGCAACGATGGTTTTGAAGTCCTTTCCGTTGCTGACGCAACTCGTAAAGCTGATGTTGTACAAATCCTGATGCCTGACGAAACACAGGCTCAAGTATATAACGATGAGATTGCACCGAACCTGAAAAAGGGCGCTGCTCTTATGTTCTCCCACGGTTTTAACGTTCACTTCGGTCAAATCGTGCCGAGCAAAGACACCGACGTACTGCTGGTCGCTCCTAAGTCCCCGGGCCACATGGTTCGCCGCACTTACGTGGAAGGCTTCGGCGTTCCTGGACTGATCGCAATTGAGCAGGACGCAACGGGCAACGCTCAAGCAATCGGCCTTGCTTATGCAAAAGGCATCGGCTGTACTCGCGCAGGAGTATTCGAGACTTCCTTCCGCGAAGAAACCGAAACGGATCTGTTCGGCGAGCAAGCTGTACTTTGCGGCGGTACTTCCGCGCTGGTCAAAGCTGGCTTCGAAACGCTGGTTGAAGCAGGCTACGCTCCAGAAATGGCATACTTCGAGTGTCTGCATGAGCTGAAGCTGATCGTTGACCTGATGTATGAAGGCGGCCTCGCTTCCATGCGCGATTCCATCTCCAACACGGCTGAGTACGGTGACTATGTTACCGGCCCGCGCATCGTAACGGACGAAACTAAAAAAGCGATGAAGGAAGTTCTGTCCGACATCCAACAAGGCAAATTTGCTCGCGACTTCATCCTGGAGAACAAATCCGGACGTGCGATGCTTACGGCTACTCGCCGTAATGAATCCGAGCATGCCATCGAAAAAACCGGCGCTGAGCTGCGCGAACTGATGCATTGGATCAAAAAGTAA
- a CDS encoding acetolactate synthase, large subunit produces MVMQGEAKRSKEEIMERMRKPEVVSGSEILLRSLVLEGVECVFGYPGGAVLFIYDAMHGFKDFNHLLTRHEQGAIHAADGYARASGQVGVCIATSGPGATNLVTGIATAYMDSVPLVVITGNVATSFIGTDAFQEADITGITMPITKHSYLVRDVEDLPRVIHEAFHIANTGRKGPVLIDIPKDVSAAKTLFKPVTEVNIRGYNPTVTPRKPQLDKLIKAISEAERPLVLAGGGVVYSGGHEELLEFITKTGIPVTTTLLGLGAFPSGNDLWLGMPGMHGTYTSNKAIQDCDLLINIGARFDDRVTMKLEGFAPKAKVVHIDIDPAEIGKNVPTEIPIVGDIKTTLALINAEVGYATEADAWREQMQQWKQEQPLRYVDSEVELKPQWVISMIHETTNGEAIVTTDVGQHQMWAAQYYRFNKPRSWITSGGLGTMGFGFPSAIGAQMANPDRLVVSINGDGGMQMCAQELAICAINNIPVKVAIINNQVLGMVRQWQEIIYDNRYSHIDLAGSPDFVKLAEAYGVKGFRATNKEEAEAAWKEALAHPGPAVVEFVVRKGENVYPMVTQGNTIDVMLMGDEE; encoded by the coding sequence ATGGTTATGCAGGGCGAAGCTAAACGATCCAAAGAAGAAATCATGGAAAGAATGAGGAAGCCGGAAGTGGTCAGCGGCTCTGAAATTCTTCTCCGCAGCCTGGTGCTCGAGGGTGTGGAATGTGTATTCGGCTATCCCGGCGGCGCGGTACTGTTCATCTACGATGCAATGCACGGGTTTAAGGATTTCAATCACTTGCTTACCCGCCACGAGCAGGGAGCGATTCATGCAGCAGACGGTTATGCGAGGGCTTCCGGACAAGTTGGCGTTTGTATTGCGACATCAGGTCCAGGAGCGACAAACCTTGTAACGGGAATTGCTACAGCCTATATGGATTCGGTTCCTCTTGTTGTCATTACCGGCAACGTTGCAACCAGCTTCATCGGCACAGACGCCTTCCAAGAAGCGGATATTACAGGCATTACAATGCCGATCACGAAGCACAGCTATCTGGTTCGTGATGTAGAGGACCTGCCGCGTGTTATCCACGAGGCATTCCATATCGCTAATACTGGTCGCAAAGGCCCGGTGCTGATCGATATTCCGAAGGACGTATCGGCGGCCAAGACGCTTTTCAAACCGGTGACGGAAGTTAACATCCGCGGTTACAACCCGACGGTAACACCACGCAAGCCGCAGCTCGACAAGCTGATCAAGGCGATCAGCGAAGCGGAGCGTCCGCTCGTACTAGCAGGCGGCGGGGTCGTTTACTCCGGCGGTCATGAAGAGCTTTTGGAGTTCATCACCAAAACGGGTATTCCCGTTACGACGACGCTGCTCGGTTTGGGAGCTTTTCCAAGCGGCAATGATCTGTGGCTCGGCATGCCAGGCATGCACGGAACGTATACGTCGAACAAGGCGATCCAGGATTGCGATCTGCTAATCAATATCGGAGCTCGCTTTGATGATCGGGTGACGATGAAGCTGGAAGGTTTTGCGCCTAAGGCTAAAGTAGTCCACATTGACATCGACCCTGCCGAAATCGGCAAAAATGTGCCAACTGAAATTCCAATCGTTGGTGACATTAAAACGACGCTAGCCCTGATCAACGCCGAGGTTGGATATGCAACAGAAGCCGATGCATGGCGCGAGCAGATGCAGCAATGGAAACAAGAGCAGCCGCTGCGTTATGTTGACTCTGAAGTAGAACTTAAGCCTCAGTGGGTAATTAGCATGATTCACGAGACGACTAACGGCGAAGCGATCGTAACGACGGACGTTGGCCAGCATCAGATGTGGGCGGCTCAATATTACCGCTTTAACAAGCCTCGCTCCTGGATCACTTCCGGCGGACTTGGTACGATGGGCTTTGGATTCCCGTCCGCAATTGGTGCTCAGATGGCTAACCCTGATAGATTGGTAGTAAGCATCAACGGTGACGGCGGCATGCAGATGTGTGCGCAAGAGCTTGCGATTTGTGCCATCAACAATATTCCGGTCAAGGTGGCAATTATTAACAACCAGGTACTCGGAATGGTGCGCCAGTGGCAAGAGATCATTTACGATAACCGGTACAGCCATATTGATCTTGCTGGAAGTCCAGATTTTGTGAAGCTGGCTGAGGCATACGGGGTCAAAGGTTTCCGGGCAACGAATAAGGAAGAAGCGGAAGCAGCTTGGAAGGAAGCGCTCGCGCATCCGGGTCCAGCCGTAGTGGAATTTGTCGTCCGCAAGGGCGAGAACGTGTATCCCATGGTCACGCAGGGCAACACGATCGACGTCATGCTCATGGGGGATGAAGAATGA